The following are from one region of the Stanieria sp. NIES-3757 genome:
- a CDS encoding putative transposase yields the protein MLPKFYHKCFSKLLTSRQYTTLQIIIFLLQSYRTIQIEKLAALLPIPIKYESRRRHLQRLLISPKLRLKCLWVPILKKWLKINQSPNKIAYVAIDRTRWQERNLFVASLIQDKRAIPLHWLLLDKKGNSNFQEQKRLLKLVLRLLDGFKIVILGDREFGHISLADWLEKQGCQYVIRTKDNKYIKQKEENYQLLKFLGLKPGKSFYLPSVKLTKQKGFGVVNLAGYWSQKTKKKQKNEGWYLITNLPNLKQAVFAYQHRYGIEAMFKDCKTGGYNLEQCHGNDQRLLALVLLIAIAYTCAIKRGKQIKSMGIQKYICRLKSARRTTRRHSNFWIGLYGGLWIKTYEFCHDLVEQLMRFTPNKLPFYQQGLRAKRLIQTAF from the coding sequence ATGTTGCCAAAATTCTATCACAAATGCTTCTCTAAGTTGTTAACTTCAAGGCAATATACTACGTTACAAATAATTATTTTCTTATTGCAAAGTTACAGAACAATTCAGATTGAGAAATTAGCTGCTTTACTACCAATTCCCATCAAATATGAGAGCCGTCGTCGTCATCTTCAAAGATTGTTAATCTCACCTAAGTTGAGGCTAAAATGTCTTTGGGTTCCTATCCTCAAAAAATGGCTAAAAATCAATCAATCTCCTAATAAAATAGCTTATGTAGCCATAGATAGAACCAGATGGCAAGAACGAAATTTATTTGTAGCTAGTCTCATCCAAGATAAAAGAGCAATTCCTCTACATTGGCTCTTGCTAGATAAAAAGGGCAATAGCAATTTTCAAGAACAAAAGAGATTACTCAAATTAGTCTTACGGCTGTTAGATGGCTTCAAAATTGTCATTTTAGGTGACCGTGAGTTTGGTCATATATCATTGGCAGATTGGCTCGAAAAACAGGGATGTCAATACGTTATCAGAACGAAAGACAATAAATACATTAAGCAAAAAGAAGAAAATTATCAGTTATTAAAATTTTTAGGACTTAAACCAGGAAAATCTTTTTATTTACCATCAGTTAAACTAACCAAACAAAAAGGTTTTGGTGTAGTTAATCTTGCTGGATATTGGTCACAGAAGACCAAAAAGAAGCAAAAAAATGAAGGATGGTATTTGATTACAAATTTACCCAATTTAAAACAAGCAGTATTCGCTTACCAACATCGTTATGGAATCGAGGCAATGTTTAAAGATTGTAAAACAGGAGGTTATAATTTAGAACAATGTCATGGCAATGACCAACGTTTACTGGCTTTAGTTTTATTAATAGCAATCGCTTATACTTGTGCCATTAAAAGAGGTAAACAAATTAAATCTATGGGGATTCAAAAGTATATTTGTCGTCTAAAATCAGCTAGAAGAACTACAAGACGACACAGTAATTTTTGGATAGGTTTGTATGGTGGATTATGGATTAAAACCTATGAATTTTGTCATGATTTGGTAGAGCAGTTAATGAGATTTACTCCTAATAAGTTACCTTTCTACCAACAAGGTCTGAGGGCTAAAAGACTCATTCAAACTGCTTTTTAG
- a CDS encoding sulfatase, with protein sequence MPEKLQEMKDLAKYSVLPLDGRKTERLDVANRPSLTEGRTHFVYPKGIRLPEGSTPDLKHVNHTITVDVTIPDEGAEGMLATLGGRFAGYGLFIQDNKLVYHYNLAGVERYDVVSDRDVPTGNITLKAEYKTDADQPYAGATVTLYANNRKIGQGRVEKTLPNRITLDETFDVGFDTGTPVKESYKLPFTFTGKLKQVAINLNA encoded by the coding sequence ATGCCAGAAAAACTCCAGGAGATGAAAGATCTAGCAAAGTACAGTGTCTTGCCTCTCGATGGTCGTAAGACAGAGCGTTTGGACGTAGCCAATCGTCCCAGCCTAACCGAAGGACGAACTCATTTTGTCTATCCCAAAGGTATTCGACTACCTGAAGGTTCTACTCCCGATCTCAAGCACGTCAACCATACCATCACTGTCGATGTAACCATCCCAGATGAAGGGGCAGAAGGAATGCTAGCGACGTTGGGAGGACGCTTTGCTGGCTATGGATTATTCATTCAGGATAACAAGCTAGTGTATCATTACAATTTAGCTGGGGTAGAACGGTACGATGTCGTTTCCGATCGCGATGTGCCGACAGGAAATATAACTTTAAAAGCAGAATACAAAACCGATGCCGATCAACCCTATGCAGGTGCGACGGTAACTCTCTATGCTAACAACCGTAAAATCGGTCAGGGTCGGGTTGAAAAGACTCTTCCTAACCGAATCACTCTCGATGAAACCTTTGATGTCGGCTTTGATACGGGGACACCAGTGAAGGAAAGCTATAAATTACCCTTTACCTTTACAGGTAAGCTCAAGCAAGTGGCGATCAATCTTAACGCTTAG
- a CDS encoding hypothetical protein (protein of unknown function DUF202), with the protein MSIINPSNPLFRAFVSITIFTFVLSLGMSLSLAQLRAFWQHSGLMIRTLVATVILPPLLLALLILTVDLPKPVPIALALLMAAPGPPLLTQRISQAGVSRELALDMQVTLALTTIVFTPLILSLFQAGFPDASDVRLDIWVIARKVAFVQFLPLGIGFAIHQIQAEWVEKLTVILNKLSQVLVLILVLALLISLVTSKLLLTLGWAPFLTIALFNVLLLAIGHLLTTGYAKQIQASVAISSIARNLGLAIFIATSLRRADAILTILAAQIVGIIINLPYTRWIKRR; encoded by the coding sequence ATGAGCATTATCAACCCTAGTAATCCTTTGTTTCGGGCGTTCGTATCGATAACTATTTTTACGTTCGTTCTTTCTCTAGGAATGAGCTTGTCACTCGCCCAACTGCGAGCATTTTGGCAGCATTCGGGATTGATGATACGAACGTTGGTTGCCACGGTAATTTTGCCGCCTTTGCTATTGGCACTGTTGATTTTGACCGTCGATTTGCCCAAACCCGTACCCATCGCTCTGGCATTGCTAATGGCTGCCCCTGGTCCTCCCCTGCTTACTCAACGTATTTCCCAAGCAGGGGTGAGTCGAGAACTGGCTTTGGATATGCAGGTGACTTTGGCTCTAACCACAATCGTATTTACTCCATTAATTCTCAGTCTGTTTCAAGCCGGATTTCCTGACGCTAGCGATGTCAGGCTCGATATCTGGGTAATTGCTAGAAAGGTAGCTTTCGTACAGTTTTTACCCCTTGGTATAGGCTTTGCCATTCATCAAATTCAGGCAGAGTGGGTAGAAAAATTAACGGTGATTCTTAATAAATTGTCTCAAGTACTTGTCTTAATTTTAGTGCTCGCTCTTTTAATATCGCTCGTTACCTCAAAGCTGCTGTTAACCTTGGGCTGGGCGCCTTTTTTGACGATTGCACTGTTTAACGTGTTGCTCTTGGCAATAGGTCATCTCTTGACTACTGGTTACGCAAAGCAGATCCAGGCTAGTGTCGCCATATCATCGATCGCTCGTAATCTAGGATTGGCGATTTTTATTGCTACTTCTCTCAGACGAGCCGATGCGATTTTAACTATCCTAGCAGCTCAAATCGTTGGTATTATTATCAATTTACCCTATACTCGATGGATAAAACGCAGGTGA